The proteins below are encoded in one region of Coffea arabica cultivar ET-39 chromosome 4c, Coffea Arabica ET-39 HiFi, whole genome shotgun sequence:
- the LOC113739699 gene encoding uncharacterized protein isoform X3: MVFKNYLPQLLRGNQTKHHFLNALIQNVGTVLDMSKSLVFPLPLLTVAYQQLIAGSLHGRKDDEDATLLKVWENVLGVNITDAANSKSYNPEELAHQISAKSENVKRIGFIGLGAMGFGMATHLLKSDFSVTGYDVYKPTLSRFADAGGLIGSSPAEVSQDVDVLVIMVTNEAQAESVLYGDSGAVPALPSGASLILMSTVSPAFVKQLERRLQNEGKNLKLVDAPVSGGVKRASEGTLTIMASGTDEALKHSGSILSVLSEKLYIINGGCGSGSAVKMVNQLLAGVHIASAAEAMAFGAQLGLNTRLLFDVIRNSRGTSWMFENRTPHMLENDYTPLSALNIFVKDLGIVSHECSSRRIPLHIANVAHQLFLAGSAAGWGRLDDAAVVKVYEMLTGIKVEGKIPVLSKESILQSLPSEWPVDPIDDIHKLIEKSSKILVVLDDDPTGTQTVHDIEVLTEWNVEALIQQFKNRPKCFFILTNSRSLSSEKASKLVADICTNLYTASQSVNSTDYTIVLRGDSTLRGHFPEEVDAAVSILGEMDAWIICPFFLEGGRYTINDIHYVADSDRLIPAGETEFARDAAFGYKSSNLREWVEEKTGGRIPARSVASISIQLLRKGGPDAVCEHLCNLEKGSTCIVNAASDRDMAVFAAGMIQAEVKGKRFLCRTAASFVSARLGIIRKAPVLPNDLGINGERSGGLIVVGSYVPKTTKQVEELKSQCGHFLKSIEISVEKVAMRSTKERQDEITRTVEIADIYLRSCKDTLILTSRKLITGKTPSESLEINSKVSSALVEIVQRITTRPRYVLAKGGITSSDLATKALGARCAKIAGQALPGVPLWQLGPESKHPEVPYIVFPGNVGDSNALAEVVKQWASVRISSTKELLHNAERGGYAIGAFNVYNLEGVQAVVAAAEDEGSPAILQIHPSALKQGGTPLVACCISAAEQATVPITVHFDHGSSKQELLGVLELGFHSVMVDGSDLPFKENISYTKSIAEVAHTKNMVVEAELGRLSGTEDDLTVEDYEARLTDVTQANEFIDTTGIDALAVCIGNVHGKYPESGPNLRLDLLKDLYGLCSKKGVYVVLHGASGLPKELIEECIKLGVRKFNVNTEVRKAYMDSLNSSKKDLIQVMTSAKEAMKAVVAEKMRLFGSAGKAW; this comes from the exons AT GGTTTTCAAAAACTATCTTCCCCAGTTGTTGAGGGGTAACCAGACCAAACATCATTTCCTCAATGCCTTGATTCAAAATGTG GGAACTGTTTTAGACATGTCAAAATCGCTTGTCTTCCCTCTTCCCCTGTTGACCGTTGCGTATCAGCAACTCATAGCAG GATCTTTGCATGGAAGAAAAGACGATGAAGATGCTACGTTGCTCAAG GTGTGGGAGAATGTACTTGGAGTAAATATTACTGATGCTGCTAATTCAAAAAGTTACAACCCCGAGGAACTTGCCCATCAAATTTCTGCCAAATCAGAAAATGTGAAGCGGATTGGTTTTATTGGTCTTGGAGCTATGGGGTTTGGCATGGCAACTCACCTGCTGAAGTCAGATTTCTCTGTTACTGGCTATGAT GTGTATAAACCAACACTATCTCGGTTTGCAGATGCAGGTGGCTTGATTGGAAGCTCTCCAGCAGAAGTATCACAAG ATGTGGATGTACTTGTAATAATGGTTACAAATGAGGCTCAAGCTGAAAGTGTTCTCTATGGCGACAGTGGAGCTGTGCCAG CTCTTCCATCTGGTGCCTCTCTTATCCTCATGTCAACTGTTTCTCCTGCATTTGTCAAGCAGCTTGAGCGACGCTTGCAGA atgaaggtaaaaatttgaaattggtGGATGCTCCTGTCTCTGGTGGGGTAAAGCGTGCCTCTGAAGGAACACTTACA ATTATGGCATCAGGAACAGATGAAGCTCTGAAGCATTCTGGTTCAATTCTTTCAG TCCTCAGTGAGAAGCTTTATATCATTAACGGAGGTTGTGGGTCTGGAAG TGCTGTAAAGATGGTAAATCAACTACTTGCTGGAGTTCATATTGCGTCAGCAGCTGAGGCAATGGCATTTGGCGCTCAGCTGGGTCTTAATACAAGATTGTTGTTTGATGTCATCAGAAATAGCAGGGGGACATCTTG GATGTTTGAGAATCGTACTCCTCACATGTTGGAAAATGACTATACACCGTTGTCTGCACTGAATATCTTTGTGAAGGATCTG GGCATTGTTTCTCATGAATGCTCATCCAGGCGGATTCCACTTCATATTGCAAATGTTGCACATCAGTTATTCTTGGCAG GTTCAGCTGCAGGATGGGGTCGATTGGATGATGCTGCTGTAGTGAAG GTTTATGAGATGCTTACTGGAATTAAGGTTGAGGGGAAAATTCCAGTTCTCAGTAAAGAATCCATCCTGCAATCTCTTCCATCTGAGTGGCCTGTGGATCCCATTGACGATATACATAAGCTAATTGAAAAGAGTTCAAAGATTTTAGTTGTCCTCGATGATGATCCAACTGGAACTCAAACTGTACATGATATTGAGGTATTGACAGAATG GAATGTTGAAGCACTCATTCAGCAATTCAAAAATAGGCCCAAATGTTTTTTCATTCTGACCAATTCCAGGTCACTGAGTTCTGAGAAG GCTAGTAAATTGGTAGCAGATATATGTACAAATCTATATACTGCATCTCAGTCAGTCAATAGCACGGACTATACAATTGTTCTGAGGGGTGATTCAACACTACGTGGTCATTTTCCAGAG GAAGTAGATGCAGCTGTTTCTATActgggagaaatggatgcatgGATAATCTGCCCATTTTTCCTAGAAGGAGGCCGTTACACTATTAATGATATACACTATGTTGCAGACTCTGATAG GCTTATCCCTGCTGGGGAAACCGAATTTGCTAGAGATGCTGCTTTTGGCTATAAATCTTCTAACCTCCGCGAG TGGGTGGAGGAGAAAACTGGTGGAAGAATACCTGCTAGAAGTGTGGCTTCTATATCCATTCAACTGCTAAGAAAAGGTGGACCAGATGCTGTTTGTGAACATCTATGCAATTTGGAGAAG GGTTCGACATGTATAGTTAATGCAGCTAGTGACAGAGATATGGCTGTGTTTGCTGCTGGAATGATTCAG GCTGAGGTGAAGGGAAAAAGGTTCTTATGCCGTACTGCTGCCAGTTTTGTTTCTGCAAGGCTTGGAATTATCAGAAAAGCTCCAGTTTTACCCAATGATCTTGGTATTAATGGAGAGAGGAGTGGTGGGCTTATCGTTGTTGGTTCCTACGTTCCAAAGACAACAAAGCAG GTTGAAGAACTTAAATCTCAATGTGGACATTTCTTAAAGAGTATTGAG ATCTCTGTGGAAAAAGTAGCCATGCGGTCAACAAAAGAGAGGCAGGATGAAATCACCCGAACAGTTGAGATAGCAGATATTTACCTTAGGAGTTGTAAAGACACTCTCATATTGACTAGCCGAAAACTTATAACAGGCAAAA CTCCTTCTGAAAGTTTAGAGATAAATTCCAAGGTGAGCTCTGCTCTGGTGGAAATAGTTCAGCGGATAACTACAAGACCCCGTTATGTTCTTGCGAAG GGTGGTATAACCTCTTCAGACCTTGCTACAAAAGCTCTTGGAGCAAGATGTGCCAAAATAGCTGGTCAGGCTTTACCTGGTGTTCCCTTGTGGCAGCTAGGTCCTGAAAGCAAACACCCTGAAGTACCGTATATTGTATTTCCAG GAAATGTCGGTGACAGTAATGCTTTAGCTGAAGTAGTAAAACAGTGGGCTAGTGTCAGAATCTCATCAACTAAGGAACTTCTCCAT AATGCAGAAAGAGGTGGATACGCCATTGGAGCTTTCAACGTGTATAATTTAGAAGGAGTTCAGGCAGTTGTTGCTGCAGCAGAGGATGAAGGAAGTCCTGCCATTTTACAG ATCCATCCTAGTGCTTTAAAACAAGGAGGAACCCCTTTGGTTGCCTGTTGTATCTCTGCTGCAGAACAAGCAACA GTCCCTATTACTGTTCACTTTGATCATGGAAGCTCAAAACAAGAGTTGTTGGGAGTTCTTGAGTTG GGATTTCATTCGGTCATGGTGGATGGTTCTGACCTTCCTTTCAAGGAGAATATATCATACACAAAATCCATTGCAGAAGTGGCGCACACCAAAAATATGGTGGTAGAAGCTGAATTGGGAAGATTGTCAGGAACTGAAGATGATCTGACTGTTGAAGATTATGAGGCTCGGCTAACTGATGTTACCCAG GCAAACGAGTTCATTGACACAACGGGTATAGACGCTTTGGCTGTGTGCATTGGGAATGTTCATGGAAAGTACCCTGAAAGTGGCCCAAATCTTAGACTTGATTTGCTCAAG GATCTTTATGGTCTGTGTTCAAAGAAAGGAGTTTATGTTGTTCTCCATGGAGCTTCTGGATTGCCGAAGGAGCTCATCGAG GAATGTATAAAGCTAGGAGTAAGGAAGTTCAATGTCAACACCGAGGTGCGAAAGGCTTATATGGATTCATTAAACAGCTCCAAGAAAGATCTCATCCAAGTCATGACCTCTGCCAAGGAGGCCATGAAGGCTGTGGTTGCAGAGAAGATGCGTCTATTTGGTTCAgctggaaaagcatggtga